The Caulifigura coniformis genome includes a region encoding these proteins:
- a CDS encoding efflux RND transporter periplasmic adaptor subunit translates to MNTSRIPWGWVWIFVATASLVLGVATYDRWWPSAQRFISSTIANRKTKSSAEEHEGHDHGDDSHAHEGHEHAHDETNSLELTPQARGNIGLTAEFVRPLALQTFQRTITVPGIVTERPGRTLAEVSTPMAGVITHVHAVQGEAVEPGTLLFQIRITAEALVSTQTELLKTVGEIDVESREIARLTKATEGGAIPQKTLLERQYTKEKLEVMLGAHREALRLLGLSERQIDDITQQRKLLRELQIVAPLPDDHSHEELKLTDQAVRPVSFREPQSSAPEASASVAKTHPLILQEVKVHKGQTVAAGETLAVLADFADLFIEGQAFEQDLPLLSKAAKEGWKVTAVFEEAGNQVQSVPGLELVYSANAIHADSRTLPFFVRLPNEIEKQNGTTDKQRFVEWRYRLGQRLQLLVPVEEWPDRLVLPVDAVARDGADYFVFQQNGDHFDRVPVKVDYRDSRSVVIANDGSIFPGDIVALRGAHQMQMALKNKAGGGADPHAGHNH, encoded by the coding sequence ATGAATACTTCGCGCATCCCCTGGGGATGGGTCTGGATCTTCGTCGCCACCGCCTCCCTCGTGCTCGGCGTCGCAACCTACGACCGTTGGTGGCCCTCCGCCCAACGATTCATTTCCTCCACGATCGCTAACCGCAAGACGAAATCGTCGGCCGAGGAGCACGAAGGTCACGACCATGGGGATGACAGTCATGCCCATGAGGGACACGAGCATGCACATGACGAGACCAATTCGCTGGAACTCACTCCGCAGGCTCGCGGCAACATCGGGCTGACCGCAGAGTTCGTGAGACCACTGGCTCTTCAGACATTTCAGCGAACGATCACCGTTCCCGGAATCGTCACTGAACGACCGGGACGCACTCTGGCTGAAGTCTCAACGCCAATGGCCGGCGTCATTACGCACGTCCACGCGGTTCAAGGTGAAGCGGTAGAACCTGGCACACTCCTATTTCAGATTCGAATCACTGCCGAGGCCCTCGTCTCAACGCAGACTGAACTGCTGAAGACTGTTGGCGAGATCGACGTCGAGAGTCGAGAGATTGCCCGACTGACGAAGGCGACTGAAGGCGGAGCGATTCCGCAGAAGACACTCCTTGAGCGTCAGTACACGAAGGAAAAGCTGGAGGTCATGCTCGGCGCCCATCGAGAGGCGCTGCGATTGCTCGGCCTTTCAGAGCGGCAAATCGACGACATCACGCAGCAGCGAAAGCTTCTCCGGGAACTCCAGATCGTCGCTCCCCTTCCCGACGATCATTCTCACGAGGAATTGAAGTTGACGGACCAAGCGGTTCGGCCTGTCTCATTCCGGGAACCGCAATCCTCGGCGCCCGAAGCCTCGGCGAGCGTTGCAAAGACGCATCCGCTGATCCTCCAAGAGGTCAAAGTTCACAAAGGGCAGACCGTCGCTGCAGGCGAAACTCTCGCCGTGCTGGCCGACTTCGCTGATCTGTTCATCGAAGGCCAGGCGTTTGAGCAGGACCTGCCGCTTCTAAGCAAGGCGGCCAAAGAAGGATGGAAGGTCACCGCCGTCTTTGAGGAGGCCGGAAATCAGGTGCAGTCGGTGCCCGGTTTGGAATTGGTCTACTCAGCCAACGCGATTCATGCAGACTCGCGGACTCTTCCCTTTTTTGTACGCCTGCCGAACGAGATTGAGAAGCAGAACGGTACTACCGACAAGCAGCGTTTCGTGGAGTGGCGGTATCGCTTGGGACAGAGGCTGCAGCTGCTCGTGCCGGTGGAAGAATGGCCCGACCGCCTTGTATTGCCGGTAGACGCCGTCGCTCGCGATGGCGCCGACTATTTCGTCTTCCAGCAGAATGGCGATCACTTTGATCGAGTTCCGGTAAAGGTGGACTACCGCGACTCACGGTCGGTCGTCATCGCAAATGACGGTTCGATTTTTCCGGGCGACATCGTCGCCTTGCGTGGCGCGCATCAGATGCAAATGGCACTCAAGAATAAGGCCGGCGGAGGTGCAGATCCGCATGCCGGACACAATCACTAA
- a CDS encoding TolC family protein, which produces MRTFRLSRAAWLAALSLAAGCSGSRPRAAALSHDTLRPSATQIAANRDPQLDLFAASTASLDIEHSGTNPEILTASHDQISNAGSQSAPDAPEAPSEMIDVNALSLATLEAWALESNPSIRQASASAYKAMGFRNQVGLAPNPTIGFFGEQIGDAGTDQYGAFVSQDIITGGKLQLNQNVLSHSVQSQLWEVETQRYRVLTDVRLRFYEALAAQQRLNAATEFDTVLAEGVRIAEVRKEAAEGSVPEILLAKIQRNEVRLVQQRAKYSFEAAWNELAATVGNRSLQPTSLAVPNAPSLAARNWEAVYSDVTSRSPELKAANARVCRAAANVQRQNAQPIPNIELQAGLGHDLATDQQFGRVQAGLPIPLFNKNQGNIAAADAEYCRAQQEYQRLRMSLSARLARTANEFDSALATVDQYVAEILPQAQQSLDLSEKAYSAGEFSYLQVLTARRTYFDATMVVIDAKRDLAKASAAIDGLLLSGGLDATSDTPEDDGLRGQSLSGQ; this is translated from the coding sequence ATGCGAACTTTTCGTCTTTCCCGAGCGGCCTGGCTCGCTGCATTGTCACTTGCCGCCGGCTGTTCCGGCAGTCGTCCTCGTGCCGCCGCCCTGTCGCACGATACGCTTCGCCCGTCGGCAACCCAGATCGCCGCGAATCGTGATCCGCAGCTCGATCTCTTTGCAGCGTCCACGGCATCGCTCGACATTGAGCATTCGGGCACTAACCCTGAAATCCTGACGGCTTCCCACGATCAGATCAGCAACGCAGGTTCTCAATCTGCCCCCGATGCGCCGGAGGCGCCGTCGGAGATGATCGATGTGAACGCGCTATCACTCGCAACTCTCGAGGCTTGGGCGTTGGAGTCGAATCCATCAATCCGCCAAGCATCCGCGTCGGCGTATAAGGCGATGGGATTTCGCAATCAGGTCGGCCTCGCTCCAAATCCGACGATTGGATTCTTCGGGGAACAGATTGGTGATGCTGGGACAGATCAGTACGGTGCCTTCGTCTCGCAGGACATCATCACCGGTGGGAAGTTGCAGCTGAACCAGAATGTTCTTTCACACAGCGTGCAGTCGCAGCTCTGGGAAGTGGAGACGCAGCGCTATCGAGTGCTGACGGATGTCAGACTGCGGTTCTACGAGGCCCTCGCGGCCCAGCAGCGTCTCAACGCGGCAACAGAATTCGACACCGTCCTTGCGGAAGGTGTGCGAATCGCCGAGGTGCGAAAGGAAGCTGCGGAAGGGTCTGTTCCAGAGATTCTTCTGGCCAAGATTCAACGGAACGAGGTCCGTCTGGTCCAGCAGCGAGCCAAGTATTCTTTCGAAGCGGCCTGGAATGAACTGGCGGCAACAGTGGGCAATCGTAGCCTTCAGCCAACCTCGCTTGCTGTCCCGAATGCACCTTCCCTTGCCGCTCGAAACTGGGAAGCCGTCTATTCAGACGTGACTTCACGTAGCCCTGAACTCAAAGCCGCCAACGCTCGGGTGTGCCGCGCTGCGGCAAATGTTCAACGGCAAAATGCGCAGCCAATACCGAATATTGAACTTCAGGCGGGACTGGGCCACGACCTAGCAACGGATCAGCAGTTCGGCCGCGTACAAGCCGGACTTCCCATCCCTCTGTTCAATAAAAATCAAGGGAACATCGCAGCGGCTGATGCGGAATATTGCCGCGCCCAGCAAGAGTACCAGAGGCTCAGAATGTCGCTGAGCGCAAGGCTTGCCCGGACAGCGAACGAATTTGATTCCGCTCTCGCGACAGTTGATCAATACGTGGCCGAGATTCTGCCGCAAGCCCAGCAGTCCCTAGATCTCTCGGAAAAGGCGTATTCCGCAGGGGAGTTCAGCTATCTGCAAGTCTTGACTGCTCGCCGGACCTACTTCGATGCCACGATGGTCGTGATCGATGCGAAGCGAGACCTTGCGAAGGCTTCCGCAGCTATCGATGGGCTCTTGTTGTCCGGTGGCCTAGACGCGACCAGCGACACTCCCGAAGATGACGGGCTTCGCGGACAATCTTTGAGCGGTCAGTAG
- a CDS encoding tyrosine-type recombinase/integrase produces the protein MAGRIPKPWFRKARGEWYVTVRGVKHRLGPDKAEADRQCLLLRAGQEPLPKVSGRGWLYASEVADRFQCWVKAERSQATLDWYCQYLQPFKKQFVVAKADDLTIDAVRNWVNGQWSSQASRRAALRSVKAAFRKAAEEHGLVSPLSQLKLPGETAREYVVSRDEFKTVLAAISDASFADLVRFVWITGCRPQEAFRLEDQHVDLKKARIVFPKWKSKGKAYARVIWLPPEAAKILRRLLGSGGLLFRTKAGKPYTKDITRMRFRTLEKTLGFRYCLYHFRHGFAHRSLAAGNDALTVATLMGHRSTQTLAKTYAHLNQADDHLRSALRKSR, from the coding sequence ATGGCAGGTCGTATCCCAAAACCCTGGTTCCGCAAAGCTCGTGGAGAATGGTACGTCACCGTTCGAGGAGTGAAACACCGCCTCGGCCCGGACAAGGCGGAGGCAGATCGCCAATGCTTGCTGCTCAGAGCGGGGCAGGAGCCACTGCCGAAAGTCTCCGGGCGAGGGTGGCTTTACGCGTCAGAGGTCGCTGATCGCTTCCAGTGTTGGGTGAAAGCGGAAAGATCACAAGCAACCCTGGACTGGTACTGCCAGTACCTTCAACCGTTCAAGAAACAGTTCGTCGTTGCCAAAGCAGACGACTTGACAATCGATGCCGTTCGAAACTGGGTGAACGGCCAATGGAGTTCACAAGCTTCACGACGAGCCGCCCTCCGATCTGTGAAGGCAGCATTCCGCAAGGCAGCCGAAGAACACGGGCTGGTTTCGCCACTCTCTCAGCTGAAGCTTCCAGGGGAGACGGCCCGTGAATATGTCGTCTCCCGAGACGAGTTTAAGACGGTGCTTGCAGCAATAAGCGATGCCAGCTTCGCCGACCTCGTTCGTTTCGTTTGGATCACTGGCTGCCGACCACAAGAAGCGTTTCGGCTGGAAGACCAACATGTCGATCTCAAGAAAGCTCGAATCGTCTTCCCAAAGTGGAAGTCCAAGGGGAAAGCTTACGCACGTGTCATCTGGCTGCCTCCAGAAGCAGCAAAAATACTTCGGCGACTGCTTGGCAGTGGGGGGCTCCTGTTTCGCACAAAGGCGGGAAAGCCATACACAAAAGACATCACCCGGATGCGATTTCGCACGCTGGAGAAGACACTCGGATTCCGCTACTGCCTATATCACTTTCGTCACGGATTCGCTCACCGGTCACTAGCGGCGGGGAATGACGCTCTGACAGTTGCGACTCTGATGGGACACCGCTCGACGCAGACTTTGGCGAAAACGTATGCCCATCTAAATCAGGCCGATGACCATCTACGCAGTGCTCTCCGAAAATCTCGGTAG
- a CDS encoding ammonia-forming cytochrome c nitrite reductase subunit c552, whose translation MTSDSPQTPAVEKPRSSRGWYLAAALFAAVVVATFGVTALLVTIFEHRQESRQPFVRVVEVNEISTDPVPWGANWPTQFETYRRTVDDSETVHGGSSAMPASKLEEHPWLKRLYAGYAFSIDYREARGHAYMLLDQEVTERVTKRPQSGACLHCHASIIPTYRRLGLEALGEPADEKALAGDFNWAAVMKGFEVAGKLDYAAAHTELLKTPDGTPGESLALFPGGAAPVMALEPDKASQPAKPPASGDPHVGDAHPVGCIDCHDPTSMQIRVTRPGFIKGIAALAASDDSVPHLPSIERWRKGNRTTPYDPNVHASRQELRSYVCGQCHVEYYCASKETLFFPWNKGLKIEQIEATYNEHLFPDGSKFLDFKHGETGAPAFKAQHPEFEMWSQGIHARSGVSCADCHMPYERQGAMKVSSHWVRSPLLNINRACQVCHNVPEAELLDKVQTIQKRTASQLERAAVAMTDMLDAIREAQSAGAPEEVMAPILELQKQAMWRLDFVSSENSNGFHADQESMRILGESIDFSRQAQAMALKQRTPLPPSAERPVEPVQGITPREAPAP comes from the coding sequence ATGACCTCCGACAGCCCGCAGACTCCGGCCGTGGAAAAACCTCGCTCATCGCGTGGATGGTACCTGGCGGCCGCCCTGTTCGCCGCCGTCGTTGTCGCCACTTTCGGCGTGACGGCGCTGCTGGTGACGATCTTCGAGCACCGACAGGAATCGCGCCAGCCGTTCGTCCGGGTCGTTGAAGTCAACGAAATCAGCACCGATCCGGTCCCCTGGGGCGCCAACTGGCCAACGCAGTTCGAGACCTACCGTCGTACGGTCGACGACAGCGAGACCGTGCACGGGGGATCGAGCGCCATGCCCGCGAGCAAGCTCGAAGAACACCCCTGGCTCAAGCGGCTGTACGCCGGCTACGCCTTCAGCATCGACTACCGCGAGGCACGGGGCCACGCCTACATGCTGCTCGATCAGGAAGTGACGGAACGAGTGACGAAGCGCCCGCAAAGCGGCGCCTGCCTCCACTGCCACGCTTCCATTATTCCGACGTACCGCCGGCTCGGATTGGAAGCCCTCGGAGAACCGGCCGACGAAAAAGCCCTCGCCGGCGACTTCAACTGGGCCGCCGTCATGAAGGGATTCGAAGTGGCCGGAAAACTGGACTACGCCGCGGCCCATACTGAACTTCTCAAGACTCCCGACGGCACTCCCGGCGAATCCCTGGCCCTGTTTCCGGGCGGCGCTGCGCCCGTTATGGCCCTCGAGCCCGACAAGGCCAGCCAGCCGGCAAAACCGCCGGCGAGCGGTGATCCGCATGTCGGCGACGCCCATCCCGTCGGCTGCATCGACTGCCACGACCCGACATCAATGCAGATCCGCGTCACCCGGCCTGGCTTCATCAAGGGCATCGCGGCTCTCGCCGCGAGCGACGACAGCGTTCCTCATCTCCCGAGCATAGAACGCTGGCGAAAGGGCAATCGTACGACCCCCTACGACCCCAATGTGCACGCCTCGCGGCAGGAACTACGGAGCTATGTCTGCGGACAGTGCCACGTCGAATACTACTGCGCGTCGAAGGAAACCCTGTTCTTCCCGTGGAACAAGGGGCTGAAGATCGAACAGATTGAGGCGACCTACAACGAGCATCTTTTCCCGGATGGCTCGAAGTTCCTGGATTTCAAGCACGGCGAAACCGGGGCCCCGGCGTTCAAGGCGCAGCATCCGGAATTTGAAATGTGGAGCCAGGGCATCCACGCCCGCAGCGGAGTCAGCTGCGCTGACTGCCACATGCCCTACGAACGCCAGGGCGCCATGAAAGTGAGCAGTCACTGGGTCCGCAGTCCCCTCCTCAACATCAACCGCGCCTGCCAGGTCTGTCACAACGTCCCTGAAGCCGAACTGCTCGACAAAGTGCAGACCATCCAGAAACGCACCGCCTCGCAGCTCGAACGCGCGGCCGTCGCGATGACGGACATGCTGGACGCCATCCGCGAGGCCCAGTCGGCCGGCGCGCCGGAAGAGGTCATGGCTCCCATTCTGGAACTGCAGAAGCAGGCGATGTGGCGACTCGACTTTGTCAGCAGCGAAAACTCGAATGGCTTCCACGCCGACCAGGAATCGATGCGGATCCTCGGAGAGTCGATCGACTTCAGCCGACAGGCCCAGGCCATGGCCCTCAAGCAACGCACCCCGTTGCCGCCCTCGGCCGAGCGACCCGTAGAGCCCGTTCAGGGCATCACGCCCAGAGAGGCACCAGCGCCGTAG
- the nrfH gene encoding cytochrome c nitrite reductase small subunit, which yields MTPSPSSDSMPPLIPRVQRSRSRTAIGMLVILLGILSGIGAFTFGYGKGWSYLSSDPTMCVNCHVMQDHFDAWQKSSHRHVAVCNDCHLPHDPIGKWVVKGDNGFFHSLAFTLGNFHDPITIKPRNHRVTQGTCIHCHKDYVHEILMVDRNGESPTCVHCHTDVGHALR from the coding sequence ATGACACCCTCGCCCTCCAGCGACTCGATGCCTCCACTGATTCCAAGAGTTCAACGCTCGCGGAGCCGCACCGCCATCGGCATGCTGGTCATCCTGCTGGGCATCCTGAGCGGCATCGGGGCATTCACATTCGGCTACGGGAAAGGCTGGAGCTACCTGAGCAGCGACCCCACGATGTGCGTGAACTGCCACGTGATGCAGGACCATTTCGACGCCTGGCAGAAATCGAGCCACCGGCATGTCGCGGTTTGCAACGACTGCCATCTCCCTCACGATCCGATCGGGAAATGGGTTGTGAAAGGGGACAACGGATTCTTCCACTCGCTGGCCTTCACTCTGGGCAACTTCCACGATCCGATCACCATCAAGCCGCGAAATCATCGCGTCACACAGGGGACCTGCATTCACTGCCACAAGGATTACGTCCACGAGATTCTGATGGTGGACCGGAACGGCGAGTCTCCAACGTGTGTGCATTGCCACACCGACGTCGGGCATGCGCTGCGATAG
- a CDS encoding polyphosphate kinase 2 family protein codes for MLKKDILEALRVEPGKKFRLQDRDTGWAQTKQLKELDKDDVKARAREVLERNLAELAEAQELLYADNRYALLVIFQAMDAAGKDGTIKHVMSGVNPQGCQVFSFKRPSAEDLDHNFLWRYMKSLPERGRIGIFNRSYYEDVLVVRVHPELLQTQQLPDEKRGKKFWAARYEDINAFEQHLVRNGTVILKFFLNVSKKAQKERFLERLDRPEKNWKFSAADLTERGFWDAYQDAYEKALSETSTEHAPWYVIPADNKWATRTLVAEIIATTLGSLDLKYPELDQTQKAQLAEARHKLDDD; via the coding sequence ATGCTCAAGAAGGACATCCTTGAAGCCCTCCGTGTCGAACCGGGAAAGAAATTCCGGTTGCAGGATCGCGACACCGGCTGGGCGCAGACGAAGCAGCTGAAAGAACTCGACAAGGATGACGTCAAGGCCCGCGCCCGCGAAGTTCTCGAGAGAAATCTCGCCGAACTCGCAGAGGCGCAGGAACTGTTGTACGCCGACAACCGATATGCCCTCCTCGTGATTTTTCAGGCCATGGATGCGGCCGGCAAGGACGGGACGATCAAGCACGTCATGTCAGGCGTCAATCCGCAGGGCTGCCAGGTTTTCAGTTTCAAAAGACCATCGGCCGAAGACCTCGATCACAACTTCCTCTGGCGGTACATGAAGTCTCTGCCCGAGCGTGGTCGGATCGGAATCTTCAACCGCTCCTACTATGAAGACGTGCTCGTCGTCCGTGTGCATCCCGAGCTGCTCCAGACGCAGCAGCTGCCTGATGAAAAGCGAGGAAAGAAGTTCTGGGCGGCACGCTATGAAGACATCAATGCCTTCGAGCAGCACCTCGTCCGGAACGGCACGGTCATCCTGAAGTTCTTTCTGAATGTCTCGAAAAAGGCCCAGAAGGAACGCTTTCTCGAGAGGCTGGATCGTCCAGAGAAGAACTGGAAGTTCTCGGCAGCGGACCTCACCGAACGGGGATTCTGGGACGCCTACCAGGATGCCTACGAAAAGGCTCTCTCGGAAACAAGCACCGAACACGCCCCGTGGTACGTGATCCCGGCCGACAACAAATGGGCCACGCGGACCCTCGTTGCCGAGATCATCGCCACGACGCTCGGTTCTCTGGACCTGAAGTACCCCGAACTTGACCAAACCCAGAAGGCGCAGCTGGCGGAAGCCCGCCACAAGCTGGACGACGACTGA
- a CDS encoding alpha-amylase family glycosyl hydrolase, which produces MTTTNCPLLYQVNTRAWLTDLSRQIGRPATLDDIPDASLEEWANNGFDWIWLLSVWQTGTASREVSRTNPEWRAGFERTLLDLMDDDIPGSGFAITGYQVHTSLGGNAALSRLRSRMSRRGLKLMLDFVPNHTGLDHPWVESHPEYYIAGNENLLAEQPRNYVRIRRRSEERIFALGRDPYFPGWPDALQLNYAAPAVQEAMLAELQTIAKLCDGVRCDMAMLLLPDVFERTWGLRPDLFWPKAIQAVKAAVPGFTLMAEVYWDLEWELQQQGFDYTYDKRLYDRLRDLHAAPVRGHLHADLAFQNKLARFLENHDEPRAAATLPHGPHEAAAVITFFSPGLRFFQDGQFEGRKVHLSPHLGRAPAETVDEELRSFYRRLLDVLKRPLFRSGHWQLLECSPAWDGNPTNDCFIAYRWIGAEGEQALVIVNYAPHASQCRLRLHDLVSTSHEWRLVDLFTEEVYDRRGSELASTGLFIDATAWKVSLFWMEPLKQS; this is translated from the coding sequence ATGACCACGACGAACTGCCCGCTGCTGTACCAGGTCAACACCCGAGCGTGGTTGACCGACCTGTCGCGTCAGATTGGACGCCCGGCGACGCTCGATGACATCCCCGATGCGTCGCTGGAGGAATGGGCGAACAACGGCTTTGACTGGATCTGGCTGCTCAGCGTCTGGCAGACGGGAACGGCCAGCCGCGAGGTGTCGCGAACCAATCCGGAATGGCGGGCCGGATTCGAGCGGACCCTTCTCGACTTGATGGACGACGACATTCCCGGATCGGGATTCGCGATTACCGGCTATCAGGTCCACACGAGCCTCGGCGGCAACGCGGCGCTGAGCCGGCTTCGCTCGCGGATGAGCCGCCGCGGCCTCAAGCTGATGCTCGACTTCGTTCCCAATCACACCGGGCTCGATCATCCGTGGGTCGAATCGCATCCCGAATACTACATCGCCGGCAATGAGAATCTGCTCGCCGAGCAACCCCGCAACTACGTGCGAATCCGGCGGAGATCGGAGGAACGGATCTTCGCACTTGGTCGAGATCCCTATTTCCCGGGCTGGCCCGACGCGCTGCAACTGAACTACGCGGCGCCGGCCGTTCAGGAGGCGATGCTCGCTGAACTCCAGACGATCGCGAAGCTCTGCGACGGCGTCCGCTGCGATATGGCCATGCTGCTGCTACCGGACGTGTTCGAGCGGACGTGGGGTCTGCGGCCGGATCTCTTCTGGCCGAAGGCCATTCAGGCCGTCAAAGCCGCGGTCCCTGGTTTCACCCTGATGGCGGAGGTGTATTGGGATCTTGAGTGGGAACTGCAGCAGCAGGGCTTTGACTACACGTATGACAAGCGGCTCTACGACCGGCTCCGCGATCTGCATGCCGCTCCGGTTCGCGGCCACCTCCACGCCGATCTCGCATTTCAGAACAAGCTGGCGAGATTCCTCGAGAACCACGACGAACCCCGCGCGGCAGCCACGCTGCCTCACGGCCCACATGAAGCCGCAGCGGTCATTACGTTCTTCTCGCCCGGTCTGCGGTTCTTCCAGGACGGCCAGTTCGAGGGGAGGAAAGTCCACTTGTCGCCGCACCTCGGCCGGGCCCCGGCCGAGACAGTCGACGAAGAACTCCGGAGCTTTTACCGCCGGCTGCTCGACGTCCTGAAGCGGCCCCTCTTTCGCAGCGGCCACTGGCAGCTGCTGGAGTGCTCTCCCGCGTGGGACGGAAACCCGACGAACGATTGTTTCATTGCGTACCGATGGATCGGAGCGGAGGGTGAGCAGGCGCTGGTGATCGTGAATTATGCCCCGCATGCCAGCCAATGTCGCCTGCGACTCCACGACCTCGTTTCCACGAGTCACGAATGGCGTCTCGTCGACCTGTTCACTGAGGAAGTTTACGATCGACGCGGCTCCGAGCTCGCCTCGACCGGCCTGTTTATTGATGCGACTGCCTGGAAGGTGTCGCTGTTCTGGATGGAGCCGCTGAAGCAAAGTTGA
- a CDS encoding bestrophin-like domain has translation MPGFTWMDAIPLWAFFPLTVAVVHCVIELGYRLGRFRRDVTPDEKEAPVGAMSAAALGLLAFFLAFTFGFTGARFEERRSALIDEVNAIGTCFLRSQTLPPDQCARIQTGLRKYVEIRMNARTPETMWPAIQESEKIHDQLWAFALRAAETDRSAVTALFISSLNDVIDLHTKRVTFGLQGRLPGIVWLALVVVTVLSMGVLGYLEGLSRSRRSPALIAVVLTFSTILTLVADLDRPTEGTLRIGPQLMIDLGRKLQIENSAP, from the coding sequence ATGCCTGGCTTCACCTGGATGGATGCGATTCCTTTGTGGGCGTTCTTCCCCCTGACGGTGGCTGTCGTTCACTGCGTGATCGAACTGGGCTACCGACTCGGCCGGTTCCGGCGGGATGTAACGCCCGATGAAAAGGAAGCCCCGGTCGGCGCCATGTCCGCGGCCGCGCTGGGTCTGCTCGCCTTCTTTCTGGCGTTCACGTTCGGCTTTACTGGGGCGAGATTCGAAGAACGACGGTCGGCTCTGATTGACGAGGTCAATGCGATCGGCACCTGTTTCCTGCGTTCGCAGACTCTCCCACCCGACCAGTGCGCGAGGATTCAGACCGGGCTTCGCAAGTATGTCGAGATCCGGATGAACGCCAGGACGCCGGAGACCATGTGGCCCGCCATCCAGGAATCGGAAAAGATTCATGACCAGCTCTGGGCATTCGCCCTGAGGGCGGCCGAGACGGATCGATCGGCGGTGACCGCACTGTTCATCAGTTCGCTCAACGACGTGATCGACCTGCACACCAAACGAGTCACGTTCGGACTTCAGGGACGCCTGCCCGGGATTGTCTGGCTGGCCCTTGTCGTGGTGACGGTGCTGTCGATGGGAGTCCTCGGCTACCTTGAAGGGCTGAGCCGGTCGAGACGGTCGCCGGCATTGATCGCCGTCGTGCTGACGTTCTCCACCATCCTGACGCTGGTTGCCGACCTGGACCGACCGACCGAAGGCACTCTGCGAATTGGCCCCCAGTTGATGATCGACCTCGGTCGCAAGCTTCAGATCGAGAACTCTGCACCATGA